In Terriglobia bacterium, the genomic stretch CCGCTGACTGCGGGCTTTTTCGGCAAGTTCTACATTGTCGCTGCAGGTGCCGCCGTGGGAGCCTGGGTGCTCATCCTGATCCTGGTAGTTACCAGCACCATCGGACTCTTCTATTACCTGCGCATTGTGGTGGTGTTGTACCAACAACCGACCGAGAGCTATCAGGCTCACCAAGCTCTTCCACGCCGAGCGCCGGCGGAAAACCTGGTTCTGGCCGCGCTGACCGTGATTCTGCTCTGGCTGGGGGTTTACCCGACGTTGATGCTGAAAGTAATTCAAACCGCGATTGGTAGTTTGCTCTAAGCGGGTTGCATATTGGAGATGACCTATGTTTTCGTTAACCAGAATTCTGATCCCAATCGATTTTTCTCAAAGGTGCTTCGGTGCGACAAGTTATGCGATTCCTCTGGCTGAGCACTTCAATTCTGAAATCGACCTTCTACACGTGTTGCCGCCATACGAGGGATCCATGGAGCTTGGCGCAGAGAGCGTTACGGTCGGGGAAATGATGGCTGCACGAAAGGCGAAGGCACAAGAGCATCTGGACAACTTCCTGAACGCGGCGCTTCATCATCTGCGCGTAAAGCGGACCTTGCTGGATGGAGATCCCGCTTCGAGAATCGTTGAGTGGACACTGCGCGAGCGCTCCGATCTCATCATGATGGCCACGCACGGCTACGGTCCGTTTCGGCGCCTGCTCCTGGGTTCGGTCACGGCGAAGGTACTGCACGACACGAATTGTCCCGTTTGGACGGGTGTACATGTGGAGCAAGGACCGCCTGTGGCGTGGAGCGCGTTGGGTCGCATTGCCTGCGCCGTAGATCTCAGCCCGTCCAGCGAGGCGGCCCTTGATTGGGCAGCCCGCCTGGCTGGAGAATTCAAGGCTGCTCTCTCTTTGATCCACGTTGTGCCGAGGCTCAGCTCTCCGGGTGAAGATTACTATTCCCGTGAGTATCATCAGAAGGTGGCCGAGTCGGCGAACAGCCGCATCGCGCAATTTCAGAACAGGCTCGGAACGAGTGCTGCGGTTCTACTGGAAGCTGGAGAGGTACCTGCAGCGGTGTGCGCCGCTGCCGCGCGAGAGCACGCCGATCTGCTTGTGATTGGACGAGGTTTGATCGATGCCTCACGGTTGCCCACCAACGCCTATGCCATCATCCGGAAATCGCCATGCCCGGTTGTTAGCGTATAGCTTGCCATCGACTTCTGCCTCTGCGGAAGAAGCAAATTCTTGTTGAGAAGAGACAATGTACCGTTGATGCAGTGCTGTTTACTTCGCGATCATCTCCGATGCATACCGCTTTGCCATCTCACTCAGCGGAATTGCCTCGTAATCGCCCGAGTGCGTGGCTTGACCGAATTCGCGCATGCGCTGCACCACAATCTTCTTCATGGCCTCACGCGCCGGCTTGAGGTAATCGCGCGGATCAAACTTTTCCGGTGATTCGGCAAGCAGCTTGCGGATCGCCCCGGTGATTGCCAGCCGGCTGTCCGTATCGACATTGATCTTGCGCACGCCGTTCTTGATACCTAGTTGGATCTCTTCCACGGGAACACCCCACGTCTGCTTCAAATGCCCGCCGTACTTGTTCACGATATCCTGCAGATTCTGAGGAACGCTGGACGAACCGTGCATCACTAGATGCGTATTCGGCAGGCGGTGGTGAATTGCAATGAGGAGATCCATCTTCAGCACACTACCGTCAGGCTTCTTTGAGAATTTGTATGCGCCATGGCTCGTACCAATGGCCACAGCCAGGGCATCTACACCTGTCCGCATGGCAAATTCCACCGCTTGATCCGGATCCGTTAGGTGTTCCAGGCCGCTGCCACCTGCGCCGTGGCCATCTTCAACGCCTCCGAGCACACCGATCTCACCCTCGACGGAAATGCCGCGCTCGTGGGCATATTCCACCACGCGACGGGTCACCTCCACGTTCTCTTCAAACGTGGTCGGAGTCTTGCCGTCCTTCTTCAAGGAACCATCCATCATCACGCTGGTAAAGCCAAGCTTGATCGCCGATTGACAGGTTTCAAAGCTGTTGCCATGGTCCTGATGCATCACAATTGGAATCTCTGGATTTAACTCAGTCGCTGCGATCATCAAATGGAATAGGTAGTTATCCTGCGAGTAGCTGCGTGCACCCCGGCTGGCTTGAACTACCACCGGTGACTGGGTCTCCCTGGCCGCTTCCATGATTGCCTGAATTTGTTCCATGTTGTTAACGTTGAAGGCGCCAATGCCGTACTTGCCTTTGGCTGCCTCGTCCAGTACTTGCCGTAACGATACGAGCGGCATAATCCTAATCTCCTTCGAGAGCGACAATAGCAACCCTGCTCAGAATCTCCGTCAAGAACTGCGTGGCGTTGGGAACGTTATTAACAACCTCGACGAGGCTTGATTCACACATCCGCTTCTATTGTCAGATGCGGATGCACTCCGTCACAATGGATCGTTCATACCATCGGAAGGAACAAACATCACTCGACGGAAGAAGGAGCGATTCAAAGCAATGAGGCTCCGCTTGAACCAAGCATTGATCGGGTGGGAGACAGGATGAAATGGCCGTCAGAACAAGTCACACAAGCTTGCGCTGCATGGCGTGCGTCACCGCTTCCAGACGATTGTGCGTGCGCAGTTTCTGATTGATGTGGTGCAGATGATTTCGCAAGGTTTGCATCGTGATTCCGAGCTTGAGCGCGATTTCCGTCGAATTCTTACCCACGGAAAACAACTGCAGAATTTCTCGTTCCTGTTCGGAAAGCGGAGAAACGGGAGCCGGTCGCCCGGCAACGTCTGCAACGGTCACCAACTGTCGCGAAATCCGCGCCATCTTGCGGAGAAGTTCCTCGTTCTTTTTCTGTTCCGTGATGTCATGGGCTAACTGCACGATCAAATGCCGATGGTTGCGCGAGTTCTCATATACAAGCGTAGACACGCTCACCCACATCCGATGCCCCGAGCGGGTCTTCACCTCTAGGTCAAAGTTGGGGATGTCGAGATGTTTTGCGGCACACTCCGAGATGCCGCAATGATCGCCACACACTCGGGTGCCTAAAGCTCCACGCCCTTGTAGAAGCTCTTGGCAACTCTTCTTAAGAACCTCGACCTTGCTGTAACCGAATAATCTTTCCGCAGCCTTGTTCCAGGAACAAATCTTCCCCTGGTCGGTTATGGTGAAGGCGGCATCGGACGTGCCTTCGAGCAGATCGAATAGCTCCTGGTCACGCATCGCTACCCTCTCATGATGACTACTATATCTATCTCCTCGCAGTACAAACGGTTCATTGAAGGAGGCCGCTAATTCGTTAGATTCTATCATTTGGATGTAGGGAGATGGGTTGAACCTTTGCGACGGTGCTTACCCGTTTGTGTGGGCGGGTCCAAAGCGTACATGAGGATGGGGGACTGCCAATGGCGGGTGTTCAGATGAAAGAACGACCAAAACAATGAACATGGTGGATGGTGGCAATCCGGACGAAACTCGGAGGGTAAAATCCTTGATTTTGTCGATGGCCAGACAACGAATCCAACTCTGATTGCCAAAAACCCCGAAATTCAACACCGAATTACTTGTGGCTAAAAGTTGAACCTGGCAGAACAGCGGCAAGAATACCATAAAATTGTGCAGCAGATTTCTCCTCTGGCGGGAGATGCCGGAGTTTCGATTGAAGTGTCTGCGAATCTCGATACGACGAGTGAACAAATGCTGACACAAGGCGAAGACATGTTTACCCGATATCACCGTTCCAGTTTTCCAGCGTCTTTTTCAGCTCAGCCATAAACTTTCCAGCATCGGCGCCGTCAATAACACGATGGTCGAAGCCCAACGTCAGCCGCATGATGTGGCGGACAGCAATGCTGTCATTCCCGTCGGCGTCCGTCACGACCGTCGGCTCCTTGAACAGTCCGCCCACTCCAAGAATCGCCGTCTCCGGCTGGTTGATCACCGGAGTGCCGAATTGTTCGCCGAAGATGCCAGGATTGGTGATGGTAAACGTGCCTTCCGCCACCTCGTCCGGCTTTAGCTTTTTCGTGCGTGCCCGTGTTGCCAGGTCCGCAATAGCGCGCGCCAACCCCAGGAAACTGCACTCTTCCGCCTGCTTGATTACCGGAACGATCAGGCCCCAGTCGAGCGCGACGGCGATGCCGATGTTGATGCTCTTGTGGTAGCGGACGGCATTGCCTTCGAGCGATGCATTCACGATCGGCATCCTGCGCAGGCAACTGACTACGGCGCTGGCGATGAACGGCATGTAGGTCAGTTTGACGCCATTCCGTTGCTCGTACTTCGACTTTTCGTGCTCGCGAATCCGCACGATGCGCGTCATGTCGATTTTGAAGATGCTGTGGACATGGGCGCTGGTATGTTTCGACTCCACCATTCGCTGCGCGATGATGGAGCGCATCTTTGTCAGAGGAACCAGTTCTCCGGGGATCGATACTTCTGCGGGTGCAGATGCCGCTAGAGACGGCGCGACCGGCGGTGCCGTTGTGCCTGACTGCGGGGCAGCGGCTGCGGGTGCTGTGCTTTTGCCGAGTTGTCCAAGGTAAGCAAGAGCGTCGTCCTTGGTGATGCGTCCACCGGGTCCCGTACCGGGGATCTGAGAAAGATCGAGGTTGTTGTCTTTTGCAATGCGGCGCACCAGCGGCGAAGAACGGTACCGCTCTCCAGTCGTCGCCGTGCTTGCCTGTGCCGGGGAAGGAGCCGCTGGCGCTGCACTAGCTTGCGGAGCTGCCGCTACTTTCATTTCCGCAGGCAGTGCTGCAGATGCTGACACGGAGACGCTTCCTGCGCCGCTGCCGCCAATCACCGCAACGACTGTGTTGATCTCGACCGTAGCGCCTTTGGGGACTTGGATCGCCGTCAAAACACCCGCTGCCGGAGATGGAATTTCGGCGTCCACTTTATCGGTAGAAATTTCGAACAGGGGTTCATCCCGCTCCACCGTGTCGCCAACTTTTTTCAGCCACTTGGTGATCGTTCCCTCGAAGATGGATTCGCC encodes the following:
- the sucB gene encoding 2-oxoglutarate dehydrogenase, E2 component, dihydrolipoamide succinyltransferase: MPTNVVMPQMGESIFEGTITKWLKKVGDTVERDEPLFEISTDKVDAEIPAPASGVLTEIKVAEGATVGINTIVAVIGESGGAAASSSGTIVDAAKVAKEAAVATAPEKAKESVPAPKAAPVASDAAKKDEPTPSSPTQVTGGTNVVMPQMGESIFEGTITKWLKKVGDTVERDEPLFEISTDKVDAEIPSPAAGVLTAIQVPKGATVEINTVVAVIGGSGAGSVSVSASAALPAEMKVAAAPQASAAPAAPSPAQASTATTGERYRSSPLVRRIAKDNNLDLSQIPGTGPGGRITKDDALAYLGQLGKSTAPAAAAPQSGTTAPPVAPSLAASAPAEVSIPGELVPLTKMRSIIAQRMVESKHTSAHVHSIFKIDMTRIVRIREHEKSKYEQRNGVKLTYMPFIASAVVSCLRRMPIVNASLEGNAVRYHKSINIGIAVALDWGLIVPVIKQAEECSFLGLARAIADLATRARTKKLKPDEVAEGTFTITNPGIFGEQFGTPVINQPETAILGVGGLFKEPTVVTDADGNDSIAVRHIMRLTLGFDHRVIDGADAGKFMAELKKTLENWNGDIG
- a CDS encoding universal stress protein, with amino-acid sequence MFSLTRILIPIDFSQRCFGATSYAIPLAEHFNSEIDLLHVLPPYEGSMELGAESVTVGEMMAARKAKAQEHLDNFLNAALHHLRVKRTLLDGDPASRIVEWTLRERSDLIMMATHGYGPFRRLLLGSVTAKVLHDTNCPVWTGVHVEQGPPVAWSALGRIACAVDLSPSSEAALDWAARLAGEFKAALSLIHVVPRLSSPGEDYYSREYHQKVAESANSRIAQFQNRLGTSAAVLLEAGEVPAAVCAAAAREHADLLVIGRGLIDASRLPTNAYAIIRKSPCPVVSV
- a CDS encoding ketose-bisphosphate aldolase — encoded protein: MPLVSLRQVLDEAAKGKYGIGAFNVNNMEQIQAIMEAARETQSPVVVQASRGARSYSQDNYLFHLMIAATELNPEIPIVMHQDHGNSFETCQSAIKLGFTSVMMDGSLKKDGKTPTTFEENVEVTRRVVEYAHERGISVEGEIGVLGGVEDGHGAGGSGLEHLTDPDQAVEFAMRTGVDALAVAIGTSHGAYKFSKKPDGSVLKMDLLIAIHHRLPNTHLVMHGSSSVPQNLQDIVNKYGGHLKQTWGVPVEEIQLGIKNGVRKINVDTDSRLAITGAIRKLLAESPEKFDPRDYLKPAREAMKKIVVQRMREFGQATHSGDYEAIPLSEMAKRYASEMIAK
- a CDS encoding NADH-quinone oxidoreductase subunit N, with amino-acid sequence PLTAGFFGKFYIVAAGAAVGAWVLILILVVTSTIGLFYYLRIVVVLYQQPTESYQAHQALPRRAPAENLVLAALTVILLWLGVYPTLMLKVIQTAIGSLL
- a CDS encoding PAS and helix-turn-helix domain-containing protein, encoding MRDQELFDLLEGTSDAAFTITDQGKICSWNKAAERLFGYSKVEVLKKSCQELLQGRGALGTRVCGDHCGISECAAKHLDIPNFDLEVKTRSGHRMWVSVSTLVYENSRNHRHLIVQLAHDITEQKKNEELLRKMARISRQLVTVADVAGRPAPVSPLSEQEREILQLFSVGKNSTEIALKLGITMQTLRNHLHHINQKLRTHNRLEAVTHAMQRKLV